The genomic region CGAGCCGCTAGTAAAAGTGGAGGCAAAGGATAGGGCAAAGAATGAATCTACAGTAGAACAAATCGATACGACTGCTGCTAAAAGCATCATAGTGAGGATCGAAATAATTTCGCCACCACCAAGATTTAAAATGACCTCGCGGGGAACGAAAACTTGAATCAATGCCGCGATCGCGCTCCCAATGACTAACACAGAACCGAGTTCGCGCAGTTCTTGTATGGTATTGTCTAATAACAACTGTAAGCGTTCTGGTAGTGGTTTAATTGGCGTGGCTGCTGCCAGACTTGCTTGTAATACCGATGCATCTATCCTAATCGGATCTCCCGACCCTGATAGCCAAAACGTACCCGATTGTAGTAGATCGGATGAGGTTTTCGATTTATCTTTTTGCGGCTGCTGTTTTGGTTGCCAAGCCGCTGCTAAAGCTGGTTGTAATAAGGGACGCAAATCTTTTTGAGCGCTGAATACCCAACCGATAATCGTAGCGATCGCTAAGGAAAATACTACTCGTAAAACCACAATTTCTGGTTGATCGCGAAATGCCGTCCATGTTGCCCAAATGACAATCGGGTTGATTGTTGGTGCTGCTAATAAAAAGCCAATTGCTACGGGTGTAGGCACTCCCTGCATTAACATCCGTCTCGCCACGGGGACGTTACCGCACTCGCACACGGGAAACAAAAATCCTACCATGCTACCAACCAAAGCACCTAACAGGGGATTTTTAGGTAGTTTAGCAATTAACTTGCGTTCGTCCACGAATAGCAACAGTAACCCAGAGAATAATACCCCCAGCAGCAAGAACGGCATTGCCTCGACAAGCAAGCTGAGGAACAGGGTAAAAGCATTGTTGAGCTGTTGGTTCATGCGTTGCGTAGCAGAAAGCGTTGTCGATTAGCAAACATCTGCCAAGCCATTGTAGCTAGATTTATTCGTACTACGGAATACAAACATCAGGCGCACATAAACCTGAAAATTCCATTGTGTTTACGGTCAATGTATCTAATTTTACTCGCCTAATTGCATGATTATTCGTATCGGCGACGTACAAGTAACAACCAAAAACACTTAGTCCCGATGGTTCATTAAAGCGGCTATTTTTACCTTGACCGTCTTGTAAACCTGCTACTCCATCCCCCAGAACATATTGACAATTACCGCTATGAGGACTGACTAATTTAATTTTGTGATTGTAAGTATCGGCTATCCACAAGAAATTTTGAGCATATTCTATCCCTAAACAATGCTGGAGTCGCACGTCAGAACCAGTACCATCAACATCGCCAAAGCCAAACAACTCGCCACTCCCGCAGATTGTTCGTACTTGAGGATCGAGCATTAAGCCAATACCGCGAATCGAACTACCTTCACTATCAGCTACATATAATTCTCTGCGATCGGTGGTAATGCCACTCGGTTGTGCAAAAGCCGAATCTGCGACTAAACCATCCAAACACGCTTCAGCACCCGTACCTGCGTAAGTTTGCAATATACCTTTTTCTAAATTCATTTGCCAGATTTGATGATTCCCCGCCATCGCAATGAAGAGATAATTCTTCAGTATTACCAAATCCCATGGGGAATTTAAAGCTGTTTTTTGACCAATACCACCATAAGGACGGATATTACGGCTTTGTTCTCCGGTTCCGGCGATGGTTTCTACACGTTGTGACTGTAGGTTAATGCGGCGAATCGCATGATTTTCGGTATCGGCTACGTAGAGTAACTGGTTTTCATCATCTAATACCATGCCTTGGGGGGCAAAAAATTGCGCTTGGGTAAAGTCTCCATCGGTTAACCTAGATTTTCCCGTACCTATTACGTGTAGAATTTCTCCGTCGAGGGTACTCCAAATAATGCGGTGATGTCCTGAATCAGCAATAAATAACCCGGCGGAAGTCGCTAGCACTTTACCAGGAAATGCTAGAGGTTTAATTAATGGTTGCCGTTGTTTTTCTAAAATGAAGCTAATTTCTGGAGATGCGATTGCCCCTTTAGCTTCATACTCTTGAATTAGCTTGGCAATTAGTTCGTCTAAAACGTCTCGATTTCCTTCCCCAGCAACAGAGCCAATGACGTACCCTTCTGGGTCAATAACCATCAGCGTGGGCCACGCACGCACTGCATATTGTTGCCACACCTGAAAGCCAGTGTCAACTACAACTGGATGCTCGATGTCATATCGCAGGATGGCTTGACGAATATTATCGACATCTTTTTCATTGTCGAATTTAGCCGAGTGAACGCCAATAACCGTGAGGCTGTCCTTATACTTCTGTTCTAAATATTTCAAATCTAGCAGAACGTGCAAGCAGTTAATGCAGCAATAAGTCCAAAAATCGAGAATGACAATTCTACCTCTGAGTTGTTGAAGCGATAGCGGCTTGTCGGTATTTAGCCAAGGCTGATTTTGAGGTAGTTCCGGCGCTCTCACCCGTACAGTCTTCATGTAAAATCTTACTCGACAATAACGGCGTTTAACGATTCTAGCGGAATGCTAAAGACGTAGTAGATGACTCCCACGCCTAACAGTAGCACGGCAATGCTAGTGACAATGACCCACCTGTCCGTTGGTTCGTAAGTATCTGCATCAATGTCGCGCCGAATGACAAAATAGTGTGCGGTTGAAAGCAGTACCATCAATAATCCTACTATTCCAAAGGCTAAACCTAACCTCCAACCATTACCAGGAGGTTGAGGCGCAAGCGGGGGACGGAGAATTCGCAGGCGCACGATTAAGACACCAAATCCCATCAACGCGATCGCGCTGCGCATCCATGCTAAATATGTACGTTCGTTGGCTAAATGATCCCGCACGCGATTTGGATTTTTGAGCTGGGGTGTCAATGTTCCTGCATCAACTCGTTTAGGCTTGAATAATTCCATGACTTCTACTTTCAGCACTATGTACCGACATTAGTAGAAGAATACAAAAAATCCATTTTAGAAACAACGAATTGTCGAGCGGAATATAGTACGATATAAAAGCCGCTTTAAATTACGGTATTTCGGGCGATTTTATTGTATATGGATATTGCTCTTACCCTTGGCGTTCTGGGATTAGCCATAGTTTTCTTCATCTTTGAATGGCTACCTGTAGATATTACTGCGATCGCGACAGCAGTTGTACTCATGCTACTGGGATTAATCACCCCAGAAGAAGGGATAGCTGGCTTTAGCAACTCCGCAACCATCACGGTATTAGCAATGTTCATCCTCAGTGGTGGGATCGAACGCACCGGTGCAATCCAAATCGTCAGCGATTTTCTACTGCGGCGAGGGGGAAAAAATTCGACACGGCAGATTTTTGTTTTAGGTGCGATTGTTGGTCCGATTACCGCTTTCCTCAACAATACAGCTGTGGTTGCCGTTTTTATCCCAATTGTGGAGGAATGGAGTAGAAAGCGAAATATTTCTGTCTCTAAACTGCTCATACCGCTGTCCTACGCTACGGTTCTAGGCGGAATGATTACAGTTATTGGCACTTCGACAAATGTTGTCGCCAGCAGTTTGTCAAAAAAGTTGGGATATGGAGAATTTAGTTTATTCCAATTTACCCCCGTAGGATTAATTACATTTGCGATCGGCTTGGTCTATCTTGCCTTCGCCGCACCTAAACTGTTACCAGACCGAAAAAAGCCAGCTGCGACTCCGGCGATCGCCAACTACGGATTAAAAGATTACTTTAGTGAAGTGGTTGTCGCGCCACGCTCTAATTTAATCGGACAAACTTTACGTTCTAGCCAGATCGAGCGGCGATTTGATATTGACGTAGTGGAACTCTTTCACAACAGTCGCCGTTATACCAAACCTGTAGCAGATAAAGTGCTAGCGGGTGGCGATATTATGATCGTGCGCGGTAATCGCGGCGATGTACTCAAAATTAGAGATGAGCGGGGACTTGAAATCTTGCCAGAAATCGAATTTCAGCAAGAATTCCCAACACCTGAGTTAAATTCAGAAAATCGAGCTATTTCTGAGGCTTTAATAATTTCCAACTCTAGTTTGATTGGCTCTACGCTCCAAGAGTTACAGTTTCGCCAGCGTTACAACCTCACAGTACTGGCAATTCGACGCAATGAGGAAATCATTCGCGATCGCTTGGGTAAAGTCCGATTGCAATTTGGCGATGTCTTACTATTACAAGGTGCGAGAGATAGTTTTATCGGACTGCAAAATAGTGCCGATTTACTGGTAGTAGAACCGCGAGAGGTGGAAACGCTGCGACGAGACAAAGCCGCGATCGCGATCGCAATTGGTTTAGCAGTGGTTATTACCGCTGCTTTTGAGTGGATACCAATTTTAGTCAGTTCCTTGGCAGGAGTTGTCTTAATGGTGGCGACTGGAGTGTTAAAGCCAAGAGAGATCTATCGGTCGGTACGTTGGGATATTATCTTCCTACTAGCCGGACTCATTCCCCTCGGTACGGCGATGGATAATTCAGGTGCAACCCAGTGGTTAGCGGGTGGTTTAGCATCGCTCGGCGGTCAATTCTCTGGTTTTTGGTTACTAGTCTGCTTTTACATTGCCACAACCGTACTCACAGAGATTCTATCGAACAATGCTGCCGTGGTGCTGATGCTTCCAGTTGCAGCTAACGTAGCAGAAACTTTGAGTCTCAATCCGT from Chroococcidiopsis sp. SAG 2025 harbors:
- a CDS encoding thioredoxin-like domain-containing protein; amino-acid sequence: MKTVRVRAPELPQNQPWLNTDKPLSLQQLRGRIVILDFWTYCCINCLHVLLDLKYLEQKYKDSLTVIGVHSAKFDNEKDVDNIRQAILRYDIEHPVVVDTGFQVWQQYAVRAWPTLMVIDPEGYVIGSVAGEGNRDVLDELIAKLIQEYEAKGAIASPEISFILEKQRQPLIKPLAFPGKVLATSAGLFIADSGHHRIIWSTLDGEILHVIGTGKSRLTDGDFTQAQFFAPQGMVLDDENQLLYVADTENHAIRRINLQSQRVETIAGTGEQSRNIRPYGGIGQKTALNSPWDLVILKNYLFIAMAGNHQIWQMNLEKGILQTYAGTGAEACLDGLVADSAFAQPSGITTDRRELYVADSEGSSIRGIGLMLDPQVRTICGSGELFGFGDVDGTGSDVRLQHCLGIEYAQNFLWIADTYNHKIKLVSPHSGNCQYVLGDGVAGLQDGQGKNSRFNEPSGLSVFGCYLYVADTNNHAIRRVKLDTLTVNTMEFSGLCAPDVCIP
- a CDS encoding permease; this encodes MNQQLNNAFTLFLSLLVEAMPFLLLGVLFSGLLLLFVDERKLIAKLPKNPLLGALVGSMVGFLFPVCECGNVPVARRMLMQGVPTPVAIGFLLAAPTINPIVIWATWTAFRDQPEIVVLRVVFSLAIATIIGWVFSAQKDLRPLLQPALAAAWQPKQQPQKDKSKTSSDLLQSGTFWLSGSGDPIRIDASVLQASLAAATPIKPLPERLQLLLDNTIQELRELGSVLVIGSAIAALIQVFVPREVILNLGGGEIISILTMMLLAAVVSICSTVDSFFALSFASTFTSGSLLAFLIFGPMIDLKGIGLMLSIFKPRAIIYLFALAAQLTFLFTLLINLYVI
- a CDS encoding SLC13 family permease, with translation MDIALTLGVLGLAIVFFIFEWLPVDITAIATAVVLMLLGLITPEEGIAGFSNSATITVLAMFILSGGIERTGAIQIVSDFLLRRGGKNSTRQIFVLGAIVGPITAFLNNTAVVAVFIPIVEEWSRKRNISVSKLLIPLSYATVLGGMITVIGTSTNVVASSLSKKLGYGEFSLFQFTPVGLITFAIGLVYLAFAAPKLLPDRKKPAATPAIANYGLKDYFSEVVVAPRSNLIGQTLRSSQIERRFDIDVVELFHNSRRYTKPVADKVLAGGDIMIVRGNRGDVLKIRDERGLEILPEIEFQQEFPTPELNSENRAISEALIISNSSLIGSTLQELQFRQRYNLTVLAIRRNEEIIRDRLGKVRLQFGDVLLLQGARDSFIGLQNSADLLVVEPREVETLRRDKAAIAIAIGLAVVITAAFEWIPILVSSLAGVVLMVATGVLKPREIYRSVRWDIIFLLAGLIPLGTAMDNSGATQWLAGGLASLGGQFSGFWLLVCFYIATTVLTEILSNNAAVVLMLPVAANVAETLSLNPFAFMFVVTFAASNSYLTPIGYQTNTMVYGPGGYKFLDFTKVGAPLNLILTFLTPLLITWLYGVNQLPVD
- a CDS encoding DUF202 domain-containing protein is translated as MELFKPKRVDAGTLTPQLKNPNRVRDHLANERTYLAWMRSAIALMGFGVLIVRLRILRPPLAPQPPGNGWRLGLAFGIVGLLMVLLSTAHYFVIRRDIDADTYEPTDRWVIVTSIAVLLLGVGVIYYVFSIPLESLNAVIVE